From the Saimiri boliviensis isolate mSaiBol1 chromosome X, mSaiBol1.pri, whole genome shotgun sequence genome, one window contains:
- the MCTS1 gene encoding malignant T-cell-amplified sequence 1 isoform X2, which yields MFKKFDEKENVSNCIQLKTSVIKGIKNQLIEQFPGIEPWLNQIMPKKDPVKIVRCHEHIEILTVNGELLFFRQREGPFYPTLRLLHKYPFILPHQQVDKGAIKFVLSGANIMCPGLTSPGAKLYPAAVDTIVAIMAEGKQHALCVGVMKMSAEDIEKVNKGIGIENIHYLNDGLWHMKTYK from the exons ATGTTCAAGAA atttgatgaaaaagaaaatgtgtccaACTGCATCCAGTTGAAAACCTCAGTTATTAAGGGTATTAAGAATCAGTTGATAGAGCAATTTCCAGGTATCGAACCATGGCTTAATCAGATCATGCCTAAGAAAGATCCTGTCAAAATAGTCCGATG CCATGAACATATAGAAATCCTTACCGTAAATGGAGAATTACTATTTTTCAGACAAAGAGAAGGGCCTTTTTATCCAACCCTAAGGTTACTTCACAAat atCCTTTTATCTTGCCACACCAGCAGGTTGATAAAGGAGCCATCAAATTTGTACTCAGTGGAGCAAATATCATGTGTCCAGGCTTAACTTCTCCTGGAGCTAAGCTTTATCCTGCTGCAGTAGATACCATTGTT gccatcatggcagaaggaaaacaaCATGCTCTATGTGTTGGAGTCATGAAGATGTCTGCAGAAGATAT TGAGAAAGTCAACAAAGGAATTGGCattgaaaatattcattatttaaatgATGGGCTGTGGCATATGAAGACATATAAATGA
- the MCTS1 gene encoding malignant T-cell-amplified sequence 1 isoform X1, protein MGKGRFDEKENVSNCIQLKTSVIKGIKNQLIEQFPGIEPWLNQIMPKKDPVKIVRCHEHIEILTVNGELLFFRQREGPFYPTLRLLHKYPFILPHQQVDKGAIKFVLSGANIMCPGLTSPGAKLYPAAVDTIVAIMAEGKQHALCVGVMKMSAEDIEKVNKGIGIENIHYLNDGLWHMKTYK, encoded by the exons ATGGGCAAAGGAAG atttgatgaaaaagaaaatgtgtccaACTGCATCCAGTTGAAAACCTCAGTTATTAAGGGTATTAAGAATCAGTTGATAGAGCAATTTCCAGGTATCGAACCATGGCTTAATCAGATCATGCCTAAGAAAGATCCTGTCAAAATAGTCCGATG CCATGAACATATAGAAATCCTTACCGTAAATGGAGAATTACTATTTTTCAGACAAAGAGAAGGGCCTTTTTATCCAACCCTAAGGTTACTTCACAAat atCCTTTTATCTTGCCACACCAGCAGGTTGATAAAGGAGCCATCAAATTTGTACTCAGTGGAGCAAATATCATGTGTCCAGGCTTAACTTCTCCTGGAGCTAAGCTTTATCCTGCTGCAGTAGATACCATTGTT gccatcatggcagaaggaaaacaaCATGCTCTATGTGTTGGAGTCATGAAGATGTCTGCAGAAGATAT TGAGAAAGTCAACAAAGGAATTGGCattgaaaatattcattatttaaatgATGGGCTGTGGCATATGAAGACATATAAATGA